The region AATGGTGATTTGTGCATTGCATCATTTGAATGGCTCTTGTAATTACAAAACATTCCTATAAATTGGAAAGCGCTGCAAGTTAAAATGTTAGTGCAAACGTCAAATAGTTTGCACGGTGCATAGAATAGTGTAATCATTTATACTgaacaggatttttttcccatctctaATCAGTATTCCTCTTCGTAAGTAGGAAGCAAAATATATTAGCTGACAGTGCTTTCTTAATGCAATTGAGACACACGCTGTTCTAAAGATGTTCTATTTATTGACTGATGTTCACCCATAATCTTCACTTTGTGTAATGCTCAACTGAGGAAAATCAAATGGCTCTCCATGAACTAATATTTGTGCTTATTTATGTTGAAACCAATGTGGAACTAAGGTCCTAAGTGAATCTTGTTAATGAAATGTCTACAGGCTGATTTAATTTGTCTTGATGTGAAGAATAATCATTCTGAAATTACTCCCCCTAGATAAGCTGTGatgattttccttctctgacagCTATGCCAAGCATTGTCTTAAATGCCAATgttaattttatgtatttattttccttttcttttattctcccCACAGGATTTAATGACCAGCTCTCGAATTCAGAAAAATCCTGTGCTTCAGCAAGTGGCCTGCTTGGGATATAGCTCTGTAGTCAACAGATACTGCTCTCAGACCTCAGCATGTCCTAAGGAAGCTCTTCAGGTAGGTTAATGTACACTTGTTATTGTACACTACTTTGGTTTAACTCTTTTTGGATCTGGTATGAATATGTTGACTAGACATTTTTTAACTATCAGTCAACTAGACAAATGCACATTTCATTGGCCTCCTTCAGAACAAAGGCAATAAATCATTTTACTAAAGTAGACAATAATTCAATAATTTCATcactgaaaacacagctttcacatcttttttttgtttgtttgttttccccttcttttttttcctacagccaTCACTGGGTACTTTTATTAGGACCATTTACTTTATCGTGATAGTCTTTTTAGTGGGTATGGGGAAAACTATGGAcaatacgtatatatatatacatatatatgtatacattaGGTAGAAAAGGTTGAACTGTGCTTTGTTGTCCATAGCCCATCCATGACCTGGCAGATGAAGCAATCAGCAGGGGCCgtgaagacaaaatgaaattagCTCTAAAGTGCATTGGTAACATGGGAGAACCAGCCAGCTTAAAGCGCATCCTGAAGTTCCTTCCAATATCTTCATCCAGTGCTGCTGATATCCCAGTCCACATTCAGATAGATGCCATAACGGCCTTGAAAAAGATAGCTTGGAAGGACCCCAAAACAGTAAGTAACATCTGTCAGGGATTTCTTTACTTAaggaactgaagaaagaaaatgtatgctCTGATGGTAATTAATTCAATAACATCAAATCTGTGGTTTCAttatgtttgcttatttttaagaacaacAGAATACAAGCTTACATTTCTGCTAGTGTTTTCTGgtaatatataataaatatcgTTCAGTAGAAAGCTTCCAGAAGGGTATCAGCACTGTTTCTGAAGTCAACTGATATAACGAATTAAGTCTGATGTTTGCTATATATGGTAGAAATTTAGCCACTTAGAAGTGGATAATTTAGTCTTCCTCAAGAGTCatgaggagagagagagagacctTCTGTTGACTTCTCAGGCAAAATGCTGCCATAGAGCTGCTTCTTTTAGACCTTTCCCTGACGTTGGGTGAGTCACCAGTGACCTCCTGTTGACCACTGGGGTTACTTGCATGGCGAGTATAGGCAAGGCTTTGGCCTTTCAGATGGTGTAGACAGCTAAAGGTGTTATAGGAGGCAGACTCCAGTCAGACAGTCTTTGGTAATTCCCAACAATGTGTTTCCTCTCTGCAGGTGCAGGGCTATCTCATCCAGATCCTTGCAGACCAATCACTTCCCCCTGAGGTGCGAATGATGGCTTGTGCTGTTATCTTTGAGACAAGGCCTGCCCTTGCTTTGATAACGACTATAGCTAACGTGGCAATGAAGGAGAGCAATATGCAAGTGGCCAGTTTTGTATATTCCCACATGAAGTCTTTGTCAAAGAGCAGATTGCCATTTATGTACAACATGTAAGTAGAGACAAGAATGAAGAGTGCTATTTTCTGCATATGCTGACAAactgaattcattttcttattctgaTGGAGTATAGCTTTTTCTGAATATATTACCTTTCTTTGTATAGATCTTCAGCTTGTAACATTGCCCTTAAGCTCCTGTCCCCCAAACTGGACAGTATGAGCTATCGGTACAGCAAGGTCATTCGAGCAGACACTTACTTTGGTGAGTAAAGCATTTCAGCGACTTTAGAAATCCCTTCTGAAGGGTTACCAAGTCCTTTGGAGGAATGCAAATTGTCAGTGCCTGTGTGGTTTATGTCTAGAGAAGTTTTTCCCCTTAGAACTGCTGATCTCTGCAAAAAGAGATTCTGTAAACTGCTTGCTAAGATTGGTTTCTGAAAtgtttagtttattttttattgaaaaattaaTCTATTTCTTCTTACAACTATGGTAGAAGCTTTCTCCATTTAATACAGAAATTACgtatatttaataatatttaatgatttaataattaattgataatatttactatttaataatatttaataaaagtACAGGAGTATTTGAGCCTGAACAATTTAAACTCACGTAATGATGTATCTTAGAGTCAGTAACTAAAAAAGCTCCAGAAATACAGTCTTTAATGATGAGTAGAATGGTTAGAAAAATGGtcttttatttacttctgcCCCAGATAACTATAGAGTTGGTGCTACTGGAGAAATCTTTGTTGTGAACAGCCCAAGAACTATGTTCCCATCAGCAATAATTTCCAAATTGATGGCAAATTCTGCAGGTTCAGTGGCTGATCTGGTAGAGGTAAATATTTACTTAAATTAGTAATAAAGCAAATGGAAcaattttcatattaaaatctGACTCCTAAGTTTCCACTCTGTAAGTACGTTTCAGACTATTCCTTCTCACATTGTTTTTGTAGGTTGGCATCCGAGTGGAAGGCCTCGCAGATGtcataatgaaaagaaacatcCCATTTGCTGAATATCCCACATACAAGCAGATAAAGGAGCTTGGAAAAGCTGTAGGTGTTTTTAGCAACATAATGTGTGGGTTACATGAAGGGATATTTAGTGAGACTTATCGTGAAAGTTAAGCTCATCTCAGAGGGGACTTTACCCACCAGCAGTCAGTTTGAGTATCTCTGCAGTGAGACTGCAGGAGACATTCCTCCTGTAATGTCTGTGACAGCTTTTGCAAGTCTTGCTGCAGCACCACTTCCTTCCCACCTCAGATATgactgcaggaggagcagagagatgAGGGGAAAGTGGATGTCACAGCACAAACATCTCCCATGCCTGGCAGGTTTTCTCCTCCCTCCGTTTTCCCAGCGTAGTTTATAAGTTCTCTTTAACTTCAAGAGAAATGGTGATTTGGTGCAATGCTTTCAGACTGGGTTTAACAGCACAAATGGCCCAGCCCCTCTGCATCAGAGTAAAAGTTGTTTCACCGGAATAGAGGACAGTGGATAGGGAACATCACAGTGATAGGAAGTATGTCTAAAATAGCAACACTACACAGTTAACAGGACACCAAGGAAATATGAGGGgcaaaagaaggctgtgggttGGTCAGTAATAGTTGTCATTGCCTTGCTAAACTGCCATTTGTAAAGTGTTGCATTAAGGAACTTCACTTGTTTCCTGATCTGTTCCTTAGCTGCAGGGATGGAAAGAGCTGCCGACAGAAACCCCTTTGGTATCAGCCTACTTGAAAATACTTGGCCAAGAAGTGGCCTTCATCAACATCAACAAGGAACTCCTGCAACAGGTCATGAAGGTACCAGGGCCCCCTACTTTTCTTTGCAAGACTTGACACCACTGTCCTTTCATTTCCTCACCCCTTGGACCTCTGTCTTCTGCCAGACTGTAGTGGAACCTGCTGATCGAAACGCAGCAATAAAGAGAATCGCCAACCAGATCCGCAACAGCATTGCAGGGCAGTGGACGCAGCCGGTGTGGATGGGAGAGCTGCGATACGTGGTTCCCAGCTGTCTCGGCCTGCCGCTGGAGTACGGGTCCTACACCACCGCCCTGGCACGAGCTGCAGTCAGCGGTGGGTTGGGAAGTATGAGGTCTGCTGTGCCAGCGAGTGGGAGGGACAGGCTAAGAGAGGCTGGGGAAAGATGTAGGAAAgcatacaaacaaacaacaacaacaacaacaaaatgatgtttttaGTGTCATAAAACACAGGAGGAGAGATAGTGAAGGTATTAAAAAAGAAGCTGGACGCACATGAAAGCGGTGAGAGTTGTCACTGTGCTGGGGGGTCGGGCTGCCGCTCCAGGGGACGGCGACAGGCTGGAGGGATGGCCTGACAGGAGTGTGCTGAATCGTGGCAAAGGGACAGAGTAACCCCCGTGCGTGTGCAGGCTGGGCATCGCCCAGGCAGCAGCCGCTTTGCAGAAAAGGGCCTGGGAGGCCTGGTGGACAAGTTGATGGTGAATCGGCAGCGTGCTCTTGTGGTGATGGACGCCAACTGCATCCTTGGCTGCCAAAGTTGAAGCAGCGCGAGCTCCGAAAggcttttcctcctttgcttaGCACATTTGAGGCCGCACCAGAAGTTCTATGCCCAGTTCTGGGTCCTCAGTgcaaagcccagcagcagcactgacacgGTTGGGGGCTGAAGCACCTGAACACAGAACAAGTTTTCTGtacactttgtttttttttctttttcagacttGAAAGAAAGACCTTTTATCTCAAAGTCATGCCCTGTTTCTCAGCCCTTTTCATTGtattaagagaaaatattacCTCTTCCTGAAAACTGCGTCTTGCTTACACTCCAGTGTTCTGTCTTTTGCAGTTGAGGGAAAGATGACGCCGCCTTTAACCGGAGATTTCAGACTTTCTCAGTTGCTTGAATCCACCATGCAGATTCGGTCTGACTTAAAGCCCAGGTATGGCAGGTTTCTAATGCCTGAGTTATAGATggaagtttgtttgtttgtttgtttgtttgttttatgaaagAGAAGCTCAATGTAAAAATGAACACCTTTCTTACATACAACCACATCTCTCTATTTCAGTTTATATGTGCATACAGTTGCAACGATGGGTGTCAACACAGAATACTTTCAACATGCTGTTGAAATTCAAGGCGAGGTCCAGACAAGAATGCCAATGAAGTTTGATGCCAAGATAGATGTGAAATTGAAAAACCTTAAGATTGAAACGAACCCATGCCGTGAGGAAACTGAGATAGTGGTTGGAAGGTATGGTGGCATTACTTTGGGATACCTTCTGTTATGGAAACCTTATGAAGTTCAAGGTTCACTGACGTTTGATGGAGGTTTCTAGACATGCAACGTGATAAATAACCTTTAGGATAAAGggcaaagaagagaaataaggGAATTGAAAGTCAAGAGATGCCTCAAATATTTAGGagcttaatttttcttttcttttcttttctttattattttactagttcttatttttcaaaaaatatttttatttccaaatatatCTCTCATGTTTTggaaatttatttaaatttaccCATGCTTTGAAAACTTCCTGTGATGTTCCTCATGACCTCTTAATTGTCTTTAACGATATTTATACTAATAGTTGCATATACAGTTCCCATGTTCAAAGAGCATACTTCTGTCATAACACTTGACAGAGACAGGACAATAACTTGTTTAATCCAAATACATGGGTTTAGAATCACTCATCACTTTCTATGCATATTTTCACAGACATAAGGCTTTTGCTGTATCAAGGAACATAGGAGAACTAGGTGTTGAAAAGAGGACCTCAATTCTGCCGGAAGATGCTCCATTAGATGTTACAGAAGAACCTTTCCAAACATCAGAGAGAGCTTCCAGGGAACACTTCGCAATGGTAACCTATTCCTTTTGGCTTGCACAGTTACACTTACCCCTTACGTGCTACCTATACCTGCAGTTTTACTCTTGCCTATGACATGCTCCCAGTGGCATTCACATGCTCATCTCCACTACAGCAAGGGCCTGACAGCATGCCAAGGAAACAGTCCCATAGTTCTCGAGAAGATCTTCGCCGTAGCACAGGAAAAAGAGCACATAAACGAGACATTTGCCTCAAAATGCATCATATTGGTTgccagctttgcttttccagaaGGTCAAGAGATGCCAGTTTCATACAGAATACGTATTTGCACAAATTAATTGGAGAACATGAAGCTAAAATAGTTTTGATGCCAGGTACAGTACCGAGTACAAGCCTTTTCTTATTAGGTTTGTTAGTGCTCCTTGAAGCAGTATAACTTTTTAATCTGTGCAATTTGTGTGCAGTTCATACAGATGCTGATATTGACAAAATTCAGCTGGAGATTCAGGCAGGATCTAGAGCAGCTGCCAGAATAATTACTGAGGTAAACCCAGAATCTGAGGAAGAGGATGAATCATCTCCATATGAGGACATTCAAGCTAAACTGAAGAGGATTCTAGGCATTGACAGTATGTTCAAGGTAAGAGACTTCAAGCCTCCGAGGGGAGGATATTTTCCAGTAAATAAAGCCAAGGATTTGAAGGCTAGAGTAGTAAATTGGCACGGGAAAGCCAGGATGGGGCTGGTTCGAAAGGTGTCAGTGTTGTCAGTCCATCTCACATCTGGAGAGACTGACCCGAGGGGTGCATACAGCTGGGGCTGGTCCTCTTGCTGGGGCAGATTTTGGTGGGGAAGAGTGAGCTCTGCAGCTTCCATGGTGAGGCAGGAAAGGCTGTGGTGAGCAGCTTGTCTGACACCCACAGATATTTCACATTGTAAATACAGAAACAGATGTATCCCCTCTCCTGTGATTTCCTTTGAATTGTTTTGCAGGTTGCAAACAAAACACGGCACCCGAAAAATCGACCATCTAAGAAAGGAAACACTGTGCTAGCAGAGTTTGGGACAGAGCCTGATGCAAAAACTTCCTCCAGCTCATCTTCTGCCTCCTCAACTGCcacctcttcttcctcatcaTCTGCCTCCTCTCCTAATCGTAAAAAGCCTATGGATGAAGAGGAGAATGATCAAGTAAAGCAAGCAAGAAACAAAgatgcaagcagcagcagcaggagcagcaagagcagtaacagcagcaagagaagcagcagcaagagcagtaacagcagcaagagaagcagcagcagcagtagcagtagcagtagcagcagcagtagcagcagcaggagcagcagcagtagcagcagcagtagcagtaacagcaagagcagcagtagcagcagcaagagcagcagtagcagcagcaggagcagaagcagcagcaagagcagcagtagcagcagcagcagtagcagcagcagcagcagcaaaagtaGCAGTAGTAggagcagtagcagcagcagcaagtcaAGCAGTCACCATAGCCATAGCCATCATTCAGGGCATCtaaatggcagcagcagcagcagcagcagcagcaggtcagtGAGTCACCACAGCCATGAGCATCACTCAGGACATCTGGAAGATgacagcagtagcagcagcagcagcagcgtgctTTCCAAAATATGGGTAACTCATATTTGTCAGTAAATCAAATGATACTGCCTCATGGCAGCTGGTTTTGTATCAAGTTATTAGTTGACACAGCAAATATTAGCAACATAAAATTTTAATATCTATTCTGCAAACACAACTGCAGTCATTGGCTCAGCTGTCTCTGTTAGAACATCTCAAATGTTTCTACAAGTTTGCTGAAACTTTTGTTGTGGGCAGGGAAGCATGTTTCACCAATTTATTGCTTTCCGTCTATACAAATTGTTTGTTTATATCTTTATTTTGTAGTAGGATCATTAATGCTTTATATAGACTATTTCAACCATTTCAACTACTGCATTATGTGCTTACAACTAAGCGTACAGAACTAAGCATAAGTGATAATTACTAGAATTCTGACTTAGTTCCCAGTGCTCAGATTTGAATACAattgcagcatttcttttcttccaatgCTTTTCATCTCCTTCTTTTCAAAGGGGCGTCATGAGATTTATCAGTATCGCTTTAGATCAGCACACAGACAAGAGGTGAGTTTTCTATTCTTAGTTAATTGAGTTTGGAATCTGTTACGAGTTAGGTTAAAACATTGAAGTCCACTTCTTGTCTTTGCTGAGGGAAACTGCAATACTGATAACACCAAATCAGCTGTGGCAGTTCTTCTGAGGCTCATACCAGTAATATGCTCCGTAACAAAGGAtattctgcagcactgcctaGTGGAGTTTCTACGAGTGTGATTTTAAATTCGCTTCATGAGCATGATGTGTTTTCTTCCCGCAGTTCCCCAAAAGAAAACTCCCAGGTGACCGCGCTACCAGCAGATACTCCTCTACCAGATCCAGCCATGACACATCCCGAGCTGCTTCCTGGGTTAGTTGCGTCATTTTTAGGGACTTTTAACATCTTGGAAGAGTGGCCGTGCATTTGCAGCAATTGTGCAGCACAGGCAATGGGAACAGAGAAACACCAAACTGTCAAGTTTTGAATATCAGTCAGGCACACACTGTAGGTCCCCTACATGCTTTTCATGGTGCAGTCTTTTCATGGTGAGTGTGGTGTAGCTCAGTAAACGGCACAAATTTTGGCTTATCTCAAATATAGTGATGAGATCCTCCTGTGCTTGCAGGGGCACATGCATGCTAAAGCATAGACATGAGAATTTACAGGCACATGTAGATATATGTGCAGTACATACGCTGCTATATATTTGTAGTTCAGTTTTTTATATTCTAGATCTTGCATTTAAAATGCTCCATAGCAACTCCTTTGTAATGTTGTTCTTTGCATACTTTGTCCCCCTTCTCTTTAGCCTAAGTTTCTGGGTGACATCAAAACCCCAGTGTTAGCTGCTTTTCTCCATGGCATTAGTAACAATAAGAAGACAGGAGGCCTCCAGCTTGTGGTATATGCTGATACCGACTCGGTCAGGCCGCGGGTGCAGGTATTTGTGACAAACCTCACAGATTCGAGCAAGTGGAAGCTCTGCGCAGATGCTTCGGTCCGCAATGCTCACAAGGCAGTGGTAAGGCTCAAAAAATCATCACATGCAACTGTATACGTCGCAGTAAAATAATGTTCCATGTTTATAAAAATGGACCGCTTTTCGCTCCATTGTAGGCCTACGTGAAATGGGGCTGGGACTGCCGGGACTACAAGGTTTCTACTGAGCTGGTAACTGGGCGGTttgctgggcaccctgctgcACAAGTGAAGCTGGAGTGGCCCAAGGTTCCTTCGAATGTCAGATCAGTGGTTGAATGGTGAGGTTTTAACCTTTAGTGCCACTCATATATGATGTTGGGCAAATGTGAAAAACCAGTATCCACCCATGAAGTTCTAGGGAATAAAGCACAAGCTATTAGTGAATTCTCTGAGCTGTCTGAGTACTGCCCTCGGTCCCAAAACCTGAGTGGGAGACATCGCCATCCTGTGTACAGTAATTCCTTGTGCTGGTCATCCTGAAAACCAGGGAACAGGTTCTTCCTTTCACGGAACACTGATCAGTAAAGCAGGGAGTGGTTACGGGGATGTGGCCAATGATCCTGAAGAACCT is a window of Gallus gallus isolate bGalGal1 chromosome 8, bGalGal1.mat.broiler.GRCg7b, whole genome shotgun sequence DNA encoding:
- the VTG2 gene encoding vitellogenin-2 precursor, with the translated sequence MPGRALFTFAMRGIILALVLTLVGSQKFDIDPGFNSRRSYLYNYEGSMLNGLQDRSLGKAGVRLSSKLEISGLPENAYLLKVRSPQVEEYNGVWPRDPFTRSSKITQVISSCFTRLFKFEYSSGRIGNIYAPEDCPDLCVNIVRGILNMFQMTIKKSQNVYELQEAGIGGICHARYVIQEDRKNSRIYVTRTVDLNNCQEKVQKSIGMAYIYPCPVDVMKERLTKGTTAFSYKLKQSDSGTLITDVSSRQVYQISPFNEPTGVAVMEARQQLTLVEVRSERGSAPDVPMQNYGSLRYRFPAVLPQMPLQLIKTKNPEQRIIETLQHIVLNNQQDFHDDVSYRFLEVVQLCRIANADNLESIWRQVSDKPRYRRWLLSAVSASGTTETLKFLKNRIRNDDLNYIQTLLTVSLTLHLLQADEHTLPIAADLMTSSRIQKNPVLQQVACLGYSSVVNRYCSQTSACPKEALQPIHDLADEAISRGREDKMKLALKCIGNMGEPASLKRILKFLPISSSSAADIPVHIQIDAITALKKIAWKDPKTVQGYLIQILADQSLPPEVRMMACAVIFETRPALALITTIANVAMKESNMQVASFVYSHMKSLSKSRLPFMYNISSACNIALKLLSPKLDSMSYRYSKVIRADTYFDNYRVGATGEIFVVNSPRTMFPSAIISKLMANSAGSVADLVEVGIRVEGLADVIMKRNIPFAEYPTYKQIKELGKALQGWKELPTETPLVSAYLKILGQEVAFININKELLQQVMKTVVEPADRNAAIKRIANQIRNSIAGQWTQPVWMGELRYVVPSCLGLPLEYGSYTTALARAAVSVEGKMTPPLTGDFRLSQLLESTMQIRSDLKPSLYVHTVATMGVNTEYFQHAVEIQGEVQTRMPMKFDAKIDVKLKNLKIETNPCREETEIVVGRHKAFAVSRNIGELGVEKRTSILPEDAPLDVTEEPFQTSERASREHFAMQGPDSMPRKQSHSSREDLRRSTGKRAHKRDICLKMHHIGCQLCFSRRSRDASFIQNTYLHKLIGEHEAKIVLMPVHTDADIDKIQLEIQAGSRAAARIITEVNPESEEEDESSPYEDIQAKLKRILGIDSMFKVANKTRHPKNRPSKKGNTVLAEFGTEPDAKTSSSSSSASSTATSSSSSSASSPNRKKPMDEEENDQVKQARNKDASSSSRSSKSSNSSKRSSSKSSNSSKRSSSSSSSSSSSSSSSSRSSSSSSSSSSNSKSSSSSSKSSSSSSRSRSSSKSSSSSSSSSSSSSSKSSSSRSSSSSSKSSSHHSHSHHSGHLNGSSSSSSSSRSVSHHSHEHHSGHLEDDSSSSSSSSVLSKIWGRHEIYQYRFRSAHRQEFPKRKLPGDRATSRYSSTRSSHDTSRAASWPKFLGDIKTPVLAAFLHGISNNKKTGGLQLVVYADTDSVRPRVQVFVTNLTDSSKWKLCADASVRNAHKAVAYVKWGWDCRDYKVSTELVTGRFAGHPAAQVKLEWPKVPSNVRSVVEWFYEFVPGAAFMLGFSERMDKNPSRQARMVVALTSPRTCDVVVKLPDMILYQKAVRLPLSLPVGPRIPASELQSPIWNVFAEAPSAVLENLKARCSVSYNKIKTFNEVKFNYSMPANCYHILVQDCSSELKFLVMMKSAGEATNLKAINIKIGSHEIDMHPVNGQVKLLVDGAESPTANISLISAGASLWIHNENQGFALAAPGHGIDKLYFDGKTITIQVPLWMAGKTCGICGKYDAECEQEYRMPNGYLAKNAVSFGHSWILEEAPCRGACKLHRSFVKLEKTVQLAGVDSKCYSTEPVLRCAKGCSATKTTPVTVGFHCLPADSANSLTDKQMKYDQKSEDMQDTVDAHTACSCENEECST